In Chryseobacterium sp. C-71, the genomic window GGAAAGTCCGTTCAGAACTTCTATTTTGAAGAGAGCAGTTGATAAAGGTTTGGTAGAAGTACATTTTCATCAGTTGAGAGATTGGTCAATCAACAAGCACAGACAAATCGATGATGAGCCTTATGGTGGTGGAGCCGGAATGGTGATGATGATTGAGCCTCTGGATAAATGTATTTCTGAGTTGAAATCTCAACGAGATTATGATGAAATTATCTATTTGACTCCTGACGGAGAAACGCTGAATCAGAAAATTTCTAATTCTCTTTCAATAAAAAATAACCTGATTTTCCTGTGTGGTCATTACAAAGGGATTGATCAAAGAGTGCGAGATCTTCATATTACAAAAGAAATTTCAATTGGAGATTTTGTTTTGACAGGCGGT contains:
- the trmD gene encoding tRNA (guanosine(37)-N1)-methyltransferase TrmD, whose protein sequence is MRIDIISVLPELMESPFRTSILKRAVDKGLVEVHFHQLRDWSINKHRQIDDEPYGGGAGMVMMIEPLDKCISELKSQRDYDEIIYLTPDGETLNQKISNSLSIKNNLIFLCGHYKGIDQRVRDLHITKEISIGDFVLTGGELAACVLADSIIRLVPGVLNDEQSALTDSFQDDLLSPPIYTRPESYKGLDVPKILLSGNFAKIEEWRHEEALRITEEKRPDLLQ